The Micromonospora sp. M71_S20 genome has a window encoding:
- a CDS encoding family 10 glycosylhydrolase, producing MWIASVANIDWPSRTGLTPAAQQAEYRGWLDLAKQRRMNAVVVQIRPAADAFWPSTYEPWSQWLTGTQGGNPGYDPLAFMVAEAHARNLEFHAWFNPYRVANHTDLSKLAAGHPARKNPGWTVTYGGHIYYNPGIPAVRAFVQDAMMDAVRRYDIDAVHWDDYFYPYPVSGVAFPDQATYAQYGAGFSNIGDWRRNNVNLLVREMRDKIRAAKPWVKLGVSPFGIWRNAGTDPLGSRTTGLQSYDAIYADTRRWVRQGWVDYIAPQVYWHIGHPAADYAELVRWWSETVTGTDVQLLVGQATYRAGASGQDAAWQDPAELTDHLTLNRSHPRIVGDIHFSAKDVRADRIGAVSRVATDHYRRPALAPAGVGGAAPAAPNLTSAARGTGGVTLTWQRGATGSTAAYAVYRLPGDGAVDACDLADARHLLGTVRASGTTGTFTDATAAAGSTYRYLVTALDQLHHESPASNARVVSGSGGTFSVIVDNATAGGFTAASTWGTSSYLPARYGANYRFANPQAVSDPAWFSATLPATGSYRVEVWYPADPGYNSATPHLVATANGNVTVTVDQRGGGGQWRVLGTYDLAAGTRQVVGVSRWTSTQGYVVADAVRITRL from the coding sequence ATGTGGATCGCCAGCGTGGCCAACATCGACTGGCCCAGCCGCACCGGGCTCACCCCCGCCGCCCAGCAGGCGGAGTACCGGGGCTGGCTCGACCTGGCCAAGCAGCGGCGGATGAACGCCGTCGTCGTGCAGATCCGTCCCGCCGCCGACGCGTTCTGGCCGTCGACCTACGAGCCCTGGTCGCAGTGGCTCACCGGCACCCAGGGCGGCAATCCCGGCTACGACCCGCTGGCCTTCATGGTGGCCGAGGCGCACGCGCGCAACCTCGAGTTCCACGCCTGGTTCAACCCGTACCGGGTGGCGAACCACACCGACCTCAGCAAGTTGGCGGCCGGCCACCCGGCCCGCAAGAACCCGGGCTGGACTGTCACCTACGGCGGACACATCTACTACAACCCCGGCATCCCCGCCGTCCGCGCCTTCGTGCAGGACGCGATGATGGACGCCGTGCGCCGCTACGACATCGACGCGGTGCACTGGGACGACTACTTTTACCCGTACCCGGTCAGCGGGGTGGCCTTCCCCGACCAGGCCACCTACGCCCAGTACGGCGCCGGCTTCAGCAACATCGGCGACTGGCGGCGCAACAACGTCAACCTGCTGGTCCGGGAGATGCGCGACAAGATCCGGGCGGCCAAGCCGTGGGTCAAGCTCGGCGTCAGCCCGTTCGGCATCTGGCGCAACGCCGGCACCGACCCGCTCGGCTCGCGCACCACCGGCCTCCAGTCGTACGACGCGATCTACGCCGACACCCGCCGCTGGGTGCGTCAGGGCTGGGTCGACTACATCGCCCCGCAGGTCTACTGGCACATCGGCCACCCGGCGGCCGACTACGCCGAGCTGGTCCGCTGGTGGTCCGAGACGGTGACCGGCACCGACGTGCAGCTGCTCGTCGGGCAGGCCACCTACCGCGCCGGGGCGTCCGGGCAGGACGCCGCCTGGCAGGACCCGGCCGAGCTGACCGATCACCTGACGCTTAACCGCAGCCACCCGAGGATCGTCGGCGACATCCACTTCAGCGCCAAGGACGTCCGCGCCGACCGCATCGGCGCCGTCTCCCGGGTGGCGACCGACCACTACCGCCGCCCGGCGCTCGCACCCGCCGGGGTGGGCGGCGCCGCGCCCGCCGCGCCGAACCTCACCTCGGCGGCACGCGGCACCGGCGGCGTGACCCTCACCTGGCAGCGCGGCGCCACCGGCAGCACGGCCGCGTACGCGGTGTACCGGCTGCCCGGCGACGGCGCGGTCGACGCCTGCGACCTGGCCGACGCCCGGCACCTGCTCGGCACGGTCCGCGCCTCGGGCACGACCGGGACGTTCACCGACGCGACCGCCGCGGCCGGCTCGACGTACCGCTACCTGGTGACGGCGCTGGACCAGCTGCACCACGAGAGCCCCGCCAGCAACGCGCGGGTGGTCAGCGGCAGTGGCGGCACGTTCAGTGTGATCGTGGACAACGCCACGGCCGGCGGCTTCACGGCCGCCAGCACCTGGGGCACGTCGTCGTACCTGCCGGCGCGCTACGGCGCCAACTACCGCTTCGCCAACCCGCAGGCGGTCAGCGACCCGGCCTGGTTCAGCGCGACGCTGCCCGCCACCGGCTCGTACCGCGTCGAGGTGTGGTACCCGGCCGATCCCGGCTACAACAGCGCCACGCCGCACCTGGTGGCGACGGCGAACGGGAACGTGACCGTCACCGTCGACCAGCGCGGCGGCGGCGGCCAGTGGCGGGTGCTGGGCACCTACGACCTCGCCGCCGGGACGCGCCAGGTCGTCGGGGTCAGCCGCTGGACCAGCACCCAGGGGTACGTCGTCGCCGACGCTGTCCGGATCACCCGACTCTGA
- a CDS encoding alpha-1,4-glucan--maltose-1-phosphate maltosyltransferase — MTGRFPIEDVSPVVSCGRYPAKAVVDEPVPVSARAYREGHDALGCNVVWRGPDGRARPFTRMRPGEPGQDRWHAVIRPDAVGEWTFTVEAFQDPYLTWQNAVTKKIAAGQGPEDLANDLAEGARVLTAAVELVPAGDAGRVRAAVAALGDAERELPRRVAPALELAALLWEHPVRELVTVGDEHRLWVDRRRALFSAWYEFFPRSEGAIPATVDAPARSGTFATAVERLPGVAAMGFDVLYLPPIHPIGRVNRKGRNNALTAGPDDVGSPWAIGAAEGGHDAIHPDLGTPEDFRDFVAAAAEQGLEVAMDLALQCAPDHPWVTEHPEWFTTRADGSIAYAENPPKKYQDIYPVNFDNDPEGIRAEVLRVVLHWVGEGIRIFRVDNPHTKPFDFWHWLIAEVKKVDPDVLFLAEAFTRPAIMHGLGKIGFTQSYTYFTWRTSAAEMRAYCEELVEAADYMRPNFWPNTPDILHESLQHGGPPMFKIRAVLAALLSPSWGMYAGYELFEHTARPGAEEYLDNEKYELRPRDWAGAQAQGRSLAPFIAVLNRVRRENPALHQLRNLVFHEIDNPALLCWSKHDPDTGNTVLVICSFDPQGVQWGNTTLDMPALGLDWHDRFTVRDELTGTSYDWGQRNAVRLDPYLQPVHVLTVRRPTPDPTAGPASASGAPDLTVADVPDDLSGGTAPTAPAQKDDDRWTS; from the coding sequence GTGACTGGACGGTTCCCGATCGAAGACGTCTCCCCCGTCGTCTCCTGCGGTCGCTACCCGGCCAAGGCGGTGGTCGACGAGCCGGTGCCGGTGTCGGCCCGCGCCTACCGCGAGGGGCACGACGCGCTCGGCTGCAACGTGGTCTGGCGCGGCCCCGACGGGCGGGCGCGGCCGTTCACCCGGATGCGCCCCGGCGAGCCGGGGCAGGACCGCTGGCACGCCGTGATCCGCCCCGACGCGGTCGGCGAGTGGACCTTCACGGTGGAGGCGTTCCAGGACCCGTACCTGACCTGGCAGAACGCGGTCACCAAGAAGATCGCCGCCGGGCAGGGACCGGAGGACCTGGCCAACGACCTCGCCGAGGGCGCCCGGGTGCTGACCGCCGCCGTCGAGCTGGTGCCGGCCGGCGACGCGGGGCGGGTCCGCGCGGCGGTGGCGGCGCTGGGCGACGCCGAAAGGGAGCTGCCCCGGCGGGTCGCACCGGCGCTGGAGCTGGCCGCCCTGCTCTGGGAGCACCCGGTCCGGGAGCTGGTCACCGTCGGCGACGAGCACCGCCTCTGGGTGGACCGCCGGCGGGCGCTCTTCTCCGCCTGGTACGAGTTCTTCCCCCGCTCGGAGGGGGCGATCCCGGCCACCGTCGACGCGCCGGCGCGCTCCGGCACGTTCGCCACCGCCGTCGAGCGCCTGCCGGGCGTCGCGGCGATGGGCTTCGACGTGCTCTACCTGCCGCCCATCCACCCGATCGGCCGGGTCAACCGCAAGGGCCGCAACAACGCGCTCACCGCCGGGCCCGACGACGTCGGCTCGCCGTGGGCCATCGGCGCCGCCGAGGGCGGCCACGACGCGATCCACCCCGACCTGGGTACGCCGGAGGACTTCCGCGACTTCGTCGCCGCCGCCGCCGAGCAGGGCCTCGAGGTGGCGATGGACCTGGCGTTGCAGTGCGCGCCGGACCACCCGTGGGTGACCGAGCACCCGGAGTGGTTCACCACCCGGGCCGACGGCAGCATCGCGTACGCGGAGAACCCGCCGAAGAAGTACCAGGACATCTACCCCGTCAACTTCGACAACGACCCGGAGGGCATCCGGGCCGAGGTCCTGCGGGTGGTGCTGCACTGGGTCGGCGAGGGCATCCGGATCTTCCGGGTGGACAACCCGCACACCAAGCCGTTCGACTTCTGGCACTGGCTGATCGCCGAGGTGAAGAAGGTCGACCCGGACGTGCTCTTCCTCGCCGAGGCGTTCACCCGCCCGGCGATCATGCACGGGCTGGGCAAGATCGGCTTCACCCAGTCGTACACGTACTTCACCTGGCGCACGTCGGCGGCCGAGATGCGGGCGTACTGCGAGGAACTGGTCGAGGCGGCCGACTACATGCGGCCCAACTTCTGGCCGAACACGCCGGACATCCTGCACGAGTCGTTGCAGCACGGCGGCCCGCCGATGTTCAAGATCCGGGCGGTGCTGGCCGCGCTGCTCTCCCCCTCCTGGGGCATGTACGCCGGCTACGAGCTGTTCGAGCACACCGCCCGCCCCGGCGCCGAGGAGTACCTCGACAACGAGAAGTACGAGCTGCGCCCCCGGGACTGGGCCGGCGCGCAGGCGCAGGGCCGCTCGCTGGCGCCGTTCATCGCGGTGCTCAACCGGGTACGCCGGGAGAACCCGGCCCTGCACCAGCTGCGCAACCTGGTCTTCCACGAGATCGACAACCCGGCGCTGCTCTGCTGGTCCAAGCACGACCCGGACACGGGCAACACGGTCCTCGTGATCTGCTCGTTCGACCCGCAGGGCGTGCAGTGGGGCAACACCACGCTGGACATGCCCGCGCTCGGACTGGACTGGCACGACCGGTTCACGGTGCGCGACGAGCTGACCGGCACCAGCTACGACTGGGGGCAGCGCAACGCCGTGCGCCTCGACCCGTACCTGCAACCGGTGCACGTGCTGACCGTGCGCCGGCCGACCCCCGATCCCACCGCCGGCCCGGCGTCGGCCAGCGGGGCGCCGGACCTGACCGTCGCCGACGTTCCCGACGACCTCTCGGGCGGCACCGCCCCCACCGCTCCCGCCCAGAAGGACGACGACCGATGGACCAGCTGA
- the glgB gene encoding 1,4-alpha-glucan branching protein GlgB, whose amino-acid sequence MDQLIAGATHDPHAVLGAHPADGRTVVRTLRRGAADVALVVDGERHRMRRVHDVGVFEAEVEGEVLDYRVEVDGRSHDDPYRYPPTLGELDLHLIGEGRHERLWEALGARVFDEGVAFTVWAPNARGVRVVGDFAGWAPDDGWPMRSLGGSGVWELFVPGVGAGARYKYRILGADGQWRDKADPLAAYAEVPPATASVVHHSTYEWGDADWLSRRARRQPHQEPMSVYEVHLGSWRPGLGYRELAEQLTAYVTELGFTHVEFLPVMEHPFGGSWGYQVTGYYAPTSRFGDPDEFRHLVDALHAAGIGVILDWVPAHFPKDEWALARFDGTALYEHPDPRRGEHPDWGTYVFDFGRPEVRNFLVANALYWCEQFHVDGLRVDAVASMLYLDYSRQEGQWLPNRYGGRENLEAIAFMQEVNATVYKHHAGVVLIAEESTAWPGVTRSTDAGGLGYGFKWNMGWMHDTLLYTSKDPVYRQHHHHQLTFSLAYAWSENYVLPISHDEVVHGKGSLAGKMPGDTWQRLANVRALLAYMWAHPGKQLLFMGCELADDREWSEERGLDWYLLHDPARAGVQRLVGDLNRVYRDTPALWAQDTEPAGFRWIAGDDVANNTVSFVRIAPDGATLVCVANFSARPLEDYRVGLPAGGTWAEVLNTDAHHYGGSGVGNLGAVHAEDVPWHGMPASAALRVPPLGVLWLRRD is encoded by the coding sequence ATGGACCAGCTGATCGCCGGCGCCACGCACGACCCGCACGCCGTTCTCGGCGCACACCCGGCCGACGGGCGGACGGTCGTCCGGACGCTGCGTCGGGGCGCCGCCGACGTCGCCCTCGTCGTCGACGGCGAGCGGCACCGGATGCGGCGGGTGCACGACGTCGGCGTGTTCGAGGCGGAGGTCGAGGGCGAGGTGCTCGACTACCGCGTCGAGGTCGACGGCCGCAGCCACGACGACCCGTACCGCTACCCGCCCACGCTGGGCGAGCTGGACCTGCACCTGATCGGCGAGGGCCGGCACGAGCGGCTCTGGGAGGCGCTCGGCGCCCGGGTCTTCGACGAGGGCGTGGCGTTCACCGTCTGGGCGCCGAACGCACGCGGGGTCCGGGTGGTCGGGGACTTCGCGGGCTGGGCGCCGGACGACGGCTGGCCGATGCGCTCGCTGGGCGGCAGCGGGGTGTGGGAGCTGTTCGTCCCGGGCGTCGGGGCGGGCGCCCGCTACAAGTACCGGATCCTGGGCGCCGACGGGCAGTGGCGGGACAAGGCCGACCCCCTTGCGGCGTACGCGGAGGTGCCGCCGGCCACCGCCTCGGTGGTGCACCACTCGACGTACGAGTGGGGCGACGCCGACTGGCTGTCGCGGCGGGCCCGCCGGCAGCCGCACCAGGAGCCGATGAGCGTCTACGAGGTGCACCTCGGCTCGTGGCGCCCCGGGCTGGGCTACCGGGAACTGGCCGAGCAGCTGACCGCGTACGTCACCGAGCTGGGCTTCACCCACGTGGAGTTCCTGCCCGTGATGGAGCACCCGTTCGGCGGCTCCTGGGGCTACCAGGTCACCGGCTACTACGCCCCGACGTCCCGCTTCGGCGACCCCGACGAGTTCCGTCACCTCGTGGACGCCCTGCACGCCGCCGGGATCGGCGTGATCCTGGACTGGGTGCCGGCGCACTTCCCCAAGGACGAGTGGGCGCTGGCCCGCTTCGACGGCACCGCCCTCTACGAGCACCCCGACCCGCGCCGGGGCGAGCACCCCGACTGGGGCACGTACGTCTTCGACTTCGGCCGCCCTGAGGTGCGCAACTTCCTGGTCGCCAACGCGCTCTACTGGTGCGAGCAGTTCCACGTCGACGGGCTGCGGGTGGACGCCGTGGCCTCGATGCTCTACCTGGACTACTCCCGGCAGGAGGGGCAGTGGCTGCCCAACCGCTACGGCGGCCGGGAGAACCTGGAGGCCATCGCGTTCATGCAGGAGGTGAACGCGACGGTCTACAAGCACCACGCCGGGGTGGTGCTGATCGCCGAGGAGTCCACCGCCTGGCCGGGGGTCACCCGGTCGACCGACGCCGGCGGGCTCGGGTACGGGTTCAAGTGGAACATGGGCTGGATGCACGACACCCTGCTCTACACCTCGAAGGACCCGGTCTACCGACAGCACCACCACCATCAGCTCACGTTCTCCCTGGCGTACGCCTGGAGCGAGAACTACGTGCTGCCGATCAGCCACGACGAGGTGGTGCACGGCAAGGGCTCCCTCGCGGGCAAGATGCCCGGCGACACCTGGCAGCGGCTGGCCAACGTGCGCGCCCTGCTGGCGTACATGTGGGCGCACCCGGGCAAGCAGCTGCTCTTCATGGGCTGCGAGCTGGCCGACGACCGGGAGTGGAGCGAAGAGCGCGGCCTCGACTGGTACCTGCTGCACGACCCGGCCCGCGCCGGGGTGCAGCGGCTCGTCGGCGACCTGAACCGCGTCTACCGGGACACCCCGGCGCTCTGGGCGCAGGACACCGAGCCGGCCGGCTTCCGCTGGATCGCCGGCGACGACGTCGCCAACAACACCGTCTCGTTCGTCCGGATCGCCCCCGACGGCGCGACCCTGGTCTGCGTGGCGAACTTCTCCGCCCGGCCGCTGGAGGACTACCGGGTGGGGCTGCCGGCGGGCGGCACGTGGGCGGAGGTGCTCAACACCGACGCCCACCACTACGGCGGCTCGGGCGTGGGCAACCTCGGCGCCGTGCACGCCGAGGACGTGCCGTGGCACGGGATGCCCGCCTCCGCCGCGCTGCGGGTGCCCCCGCTCGGCGTGCTCTGGCTGCGCCGCGACTGA